One Lampris incognitus isolate fLamInc1 chromosome 14, fLamInc1.hap2, whole genome shotgun sequence DNA window includes the following coding sequences:
- the LOC130123894 gene encoding uncharacterized protein KIAA0040 homolog — MDQERDSVLDFLNQLWSFATDKHNQGVYNTVCLVVLLTLPMLVLLTSLVVCCHCCCCRHANCCCCGDTAAAAGRPETKKKKKNADNTEDLWISVKTAPVTPDRVALAMV, encoded by the coding sequence ATGGATCAAGAGAGAGATAGCGTCTTGGATTTTCTGAATCAGCTGTGGAGCTTCGCCACCGACAAGCACAACCAGGGGGTCTACAACACGGTCTGCCTGGTGGTGCTACTGACTCTTCCCATGTTGGTCCTCCTCACTTCTTTGGTGGTGTGCTGTCACTGCTGCTGCTGTCGCCACGCCAACTGTTGCTGCTGCGGGgacacggcggcggcggcggggaggccggaaaccaagaagaagaaaaagaacgcCGACAACACCGAGGACCTGTGGATCTCTGTCAAAACGGCGCCCGTGACCCCTGACAGAGTGGCCCTGGCCATGGTGTAG